The following DNA comes from Candidatus Omnitrophota bacterium.
GATTGGGAAAAGGTGTGGGCTTCTGCGGCTATGGATGGCTTAGATTTTGCAGGATTTTTTCCTGCCACACTTACCGCTGCTTATCAGAAAATTTCAGTGGGCACTCTGGCTACCAATCATTATAAAGCTATCCTTAATTTTTTGAGCACTTACGGGACAACAAATATTATTTCACAGCCTAGAATCGCAGTTGTGAATAATGAAGAAGCCAATATTATGGTAGGCGAGCGAGACGCTTACATTACCCAGACACAAAGCCAGGCAACTTCAACTACGGTTACTTCTGAAACGGTAGAGTTTATAGATGTGGGCGTAAAATTAAAAGTTGTTCCCAAGATTGGCGCGGATGGTTTTATTACTATGAAACTAAAACCCGAGGTTAGTTCTGTTAAGGAAACTATTACCACTGCTTTGGGTAGCCGTGTTCCAATAGTGCAGACATCGCAGTCAGAGACAGTGGTAAAGGTAAAAGATGGAATGATGATTATGATTGCCGGTATGACTAAAGTTGAAAATACGGATTCGATTAATGGTTGGCCTATCCTATCAAAACTTCCTTTTCTTGGGACTTTTTTTGGTTATCGCGCCAAGGAGATTAAGAGGACCGAAGTAATTATTTTTCTTACTCCTCACCTGACCCGTGGAGATAAAGGCTTAAGAGGGGACGGGCTTACTAAAATATTACCTAAAGAATATTTACCGCAACGCATGCAGGATAAGGTAGCCAGGGACCTTGAGATAGATAAAACGATATCTGATTCAGAATTAACTCCAGAGGATAGATCGGCATTGGTATCTGAACGCAAAGCAGCAAGAGTGGCCGCTAGGAAAAAAATAGAGGATGCCGCAGCAGAAAAAGCAAAGAGGATAGTAGAGGATGCGGAAAATAAAGCAGCAGACAAAGCAGCAGACAAAGCAGCAAAGCAGGTCTTGAAAGAGGCGTCGATAAAAGCTGCGGGAATATTAAAACAAGAGGAAAAAAAGGCGCCTACCGTAGAGAAGGCTGTACCGGTTGCGCCGATTGAACCTTTGTTGGAGAGCGCAAAAGATTATTATCAAAAAGGAGTGCGGGCCCAGGCAGAATCGAACACGCAAGAGGCAATTAAAAATCTTATCAGGGCTACGCAGCTAAATAATAAATATGCTGCAGCTTATAATAGCTTAGGAATAATTTATGAACAGGATGGCAAGGTTGATAAAGCTGAGCAGATGTATCTTAAAGCTGTTGCAAGTGACCCGCGGTACTGCCCTGCTTATTCGAACTTAGCTTTGTTTAATGAAGCGCGCCAGGATTTTGCAAAGGCGCTAGAGTATTGGCGTAAGCGCGCTTTATATGGCGACCCCAATGATCAATGGACAAAACGGGCATTACAGCGAGTAAAGGAATTAGGAGATTAAGAAGGCGAAACAGTTTCCCGGCTAATCGGGAAATAGGGGTAGGTATCCCCACTTCCCGATTGGGTTGGAAACAGTTTCGGTAATATGATGAAGTCTGAAATGATTCTTAAAATGATTGGTATGAATCTTAAAGAAAAAAAGCTTCTTTTTGCTTTTGCATTTTTAATCTTGCTTACGCTGGTTATTGGGTTGGTGGGAATATCCCAGATTCAGGGGTTGACCCGTAAGATCGAAGATTTAGGAAAAAATAATTTAACTTTGGAATCGGCGGTTTTGGAGATGCGTATAAAAAATGCTAATTATGCGATGGGTATCCGTAATTATTGTTATTGGCGCCTGGCACGATACTTGGGGGCAGTGCCTATGGCCGCAGGTGCCAATAAAATTTTTTCAACGGGAGAAAGTTTTAAACAGCAATTAAAACTTTACCGCCAGAATGCTTATTCAAATCAGCAGAAAGCTTGGGCCAATCAGGCAGGTTTGGCCTTTGATAATGTATTTATTCTAGGTAAAAAAATTATCCAGATGGCTGATCAGAAAGGATCAGATAGGGTTAATGAAGCAGTTAATGGTTTGTTAATGAGTTTTGAAAATCAGATTTTTAAGATTGATGAATTTTTGGATAATTCTATGGGTAAATCTAATCTAGAAGAAGTGCGGCGGCAGATGGTTTTAGCCAGAGTGGACAAAGCGCGCTCAATTTTTTTCTTGAGTATTAGTTTGGTTACAGCGCTAATTGTAGGGACTTTAATTGCTGTAGCAGTTTATCGGCGCAGAATTAAAGAACGGCTATTGCGGCAGGATATGTATAATCGGATGATTAATGTTGAAGAGGATGAGCGCCGGCGCCTGTCTAATGCCGTGCATGATGAAATGGGGCAGGACTTGAGCGCGCTAAAAATTTATCTGGGCCTTATTTCTCAGGAACTATCAGGAAAAGCGTCATTGCGAGGAGCCGCAGGCGACGCGGGCACTTCGTGTCCTCGCAATGACACAGTGGATTTAATGGCAAAAGCAGAACAATGCAGGAAAATAACCTCCGGATTAATTGAGAAAAGCCATAATATTGCCTTTCTCCTGCGGCCGCCGGATTTAGATGAGGTAGGTTTGGTGGAAAGCCTGGAGGCCCTGCTTTTAGAGTATAAACATCTTACTGGCATTGATTACAATTACCAGAAACCAGGGGCATTTTTTGAACTTTCTGCGGAATATAGCTTACTTTTTTACCGGATCACCCAAGAGTTGCTAACGAATATGGCCAAACATTCCGGAGCCAAACATGTAGAATTAAAATTAGAGCAAAAAACCGGTAGCGCAGAGTTGTCTTATATGGATGACGGGCAGGGGTTTGATTATAACAGAATGTTTAAACATCCTTTCCGCCGCAGAGAAGATAAATTAAGGTTTGGGCTTTTAGGTTTGCAAGAAAGAGTGGAGTTACTTGATGGCCAGATGCAGATAAAATCCAGCGTAGGCAAAGGCACAAATATTTTTGTTTTGTTACCAATTTATTAAATGGCAATAAGAATTATAATAGCAGATGATCATGATATTATTCGTACCGGGATTAAAAGTGTACTTAAGCCCTATACAGAATATGAAGTTTGTGCGGAGGCTGAAAATGGGGATCAGGCTTTGGAGGCGGCGGAGAAAATTAAACCCGATATTTTGCTCCTGGATATTTCAATGCCTAAGATTGGCGGATTGGATATTATTTCAAGAGTTAAGCGGGTATCACCGCAAACAAAAATTATTATTATCTCAGTGCACAAGTTGGGAGCGTATGTGTTAAAAGCTTTACGTCTTGGGGTTAGTGGATACTTAAATAAAGACAATGTGGCCGAAGAATTAATTTTAGCTTTGGCTAGAGTATCTGCGGGCAAGGTTTATTTGGGGGAAGCAATTTCGGAATATTTGGCGGATTCGGTGAAAGAACCCAATAAAAAAACCGGAGCAATAGCAACTTTAAATGAGCGGGAAAACGATGTTCTGCGTTTGGTTGTGGAAGGAAAAACCGCCAAGGAGATTGCTGAGATTTTGTTTATCAGCCGCAGGACAGTAGAAAACCATAAAAATAGCATCTTAAAAAAGCTTAATTTACACAAAACAAGCGACTTGATAAAATACGCTTTGGAGAATAAAATCGTCGATGTTTAAGATTAGAAATGTCCAATTAGAAATGTCCAATGTAAATAATTAACAGGGGTAGGAGCTGTTTAAACATCTCCTACCCCTGTGGATAACTTATTGAGTAATATGTGCAAGATAATCGAGTAATTTTACGATTGTTATTATATATAT
Coding sequences within:
- a CDS encoding secretin N-terminal domain-containing protein; translation: MKLNNKLRVLAMIPILVLAFLISPLKLYCAQEDQPVQENPNGKISLDLKNVDIVELLRIISLKTGKTIVPSKEVTGRITVYLSNVAFNDVLDIILLTQGLALNREGNVYYVMSEAEYKKVFGRDYVDRRKVEMVKLMYAKPSIIFNALSQLKSDVGKIVVDETTGTMILIDFPDKLQQLKATVEQLDRPLTTAIFDLNYAKSADAKAQLGAAITQGAGEVIIDERSGKVIISDLPGKMKKLGTLIRELDEESRQVYIEADIVELTLDDKFERGIDWEKVWASAAMDGLDFAGFFPATLTAAYQKISVGTLATNHYKAILNFLSTYGTTNIISQPRIAVVNNEEANIMVGERDAYITQTQSQATSTTVTSETVEFIDVGVKLKVVPKIGADGFITMKLKPEVSSVKETITTALGSRVPIVQTSQSETVVKVKDGMMIMIAGMTKVENTDSINGWPILSKLPFLGTFFGYRAKEIKRTEVIIFLTPHLTRGDKGLRGDGLTKILPKEYLPQRMQDKVARDLEIDKTISDSELTPEDRSALVSERKAARVAARKKIEDAAAEKAKRIVEDAENKAADKAADKAAKQVLKEASIKAAGILKQEEKKAPTVEKAVPVAPIEPLLESAKDYYQKGVRAQAESNTQEAIKNLIRATQLNNKYAAAYNSLGIIYEQDGKVDKAEQMYLKAVASDPRYCPAYSNLALFNEARQDFAKALEYWRKRALYGDPNDQWTKRALQRVKELGD
- a CDS encoding ATP-binding protein — encoded protein: MMKSEMILKMIGMNLKEKKLLFAFAFLILLTLVIGLVGISQIQGLTRKIEDLGKNNLTLESAVLEMRIKNANYAMGIRNYCYWRLARYLGAVPMAAGANKIFSTGESFKQQLKLYRQNAYSNQQKAWANQAGLAFDNVFILGKKIIQMADQKGSDRVNEAVNGLLMSFENQIFKIDEFLDNSMGKSNLEEVRRQMVLARVDKARSIFFLSISLVTALIVGTLIAVAVYRRRIKERLLRQDMYNRMINVEEDERRRLSNAVHDEMGQDLSALKIYLGLISQELSGKASLRGAAGDAGTSCPRNDTVDLMAKAEQCRKITSGLIEKSHNIAFLLRPPDLDEVGLVESLEALLLEYKHLTGIDYNYQKPGAFFELSAEYSLLFYRITQELLTNMAKHSGAKHVELKLEQKTGSAELSYMDDGQGFDYNRMFKHPFRRREDKLRFGLLGLQERVELLDGQMQIKSSVGKGTNIFVLLPIY
- a CDS encoding response regulator transcription factor, with the protein product MAIRIIIADDHDIIRTGIKSVLKPYTEYEVCAEAENGDQALEAAEKIKPDILLLDISMPKIGGLDIISRVKRVSPQTKIIIISVHKLGAYVLKALRLGVSGYLNKDNVAEELILALARVSAGKVYLGEAISEYLADSVKEPNKKTGAIATLNERENDVLRLVVEGKTAKEIAEILFISRRTVENHKNSILKKLNLHKTSDLIKYALENKIVDV